Proteins encoded in a region of the Streptomyces sp. NBC_01471 genome:
- a CDS encoding NADH-quinone oxidoreductase subunit G — translation MTVLQPDSGSATGERAPSGGGEAAVPPEDLVSLTIDGIAISVPKGTLVIRAAEQLGIEIPRFCDHPLLDPAGACRQCIVEVEGQRKPMASCTITCTDGMVVKSQLTSPVAEKAQHGVMELLLINHPLDCPVCDKGGECPLQNQAMSHGNSDSRFDGRKRTFEKPVPISTQVLLDRERCVLCARCTRFSNQIAGDPMIELIERGALQQVGTGEGDPFESYFSGNTIQICPVGALTSAAYRFRSRPFDLVSSPSVCEHCAGGCATRTDHRRGKVMRRLAANDPEVNEEWLCDKGRFGFRYAQRPDRLTTPLVRNEDGVLEPASWPEALERAANGLAAARGRAGVLTGGRLTVEDAYAYAKFARVALGTNDVDFRARVHSAEEADFLAARVAGRGKDLDGTGVTNTSLEQAPAVLLAGFESEEEAPGVFLRLRKAHRTHGQRTFSLATHVTRGLAKAGGTLLSAAPGTETEWLDAIAGGVGLDAEGQQAAEALREDGAVILVGERLAAVPGALTAAVRTAAATGAALVWVPRRAGERGAVEAGAIPALLPGGRPATDPRAREEVAAVWGVRELPHRFGRDTGQILEAAATGELGALLVAGVETADLPDPARAEEALDKVGFLVSLELRPGAVTDRADVVLPVAAAAEKAGTFLNWEGRARLFEASLKPEQMTRTLAPADSRVLHMLADALDVHFALPDITSVRNEMDRLGAWTGQHAGGPAGTAEALPRPSEGEAVLAGHRLLLDQGLLQQGDDALAGTRHAAVARLSSATAEETGVKDGDVLAVTGPAGDVRLPLQVTAMPDRVVWLPLNSTGGGVLRDTGARPGELVRISAAPAAPAAPAAPAATTEVEA, via the coding sequence ATGACAGTACTTCAGCCTGACAGTGGCTCCGCCACGGGCGAACGCGCTCCCTCCGGGGGCGGCGAGGCGGCGGTCCCGCCCGAGGACCTGGTGTCGCTGACCATCGACGGCATCGCGATCTCCGTCCCGAAGGGGACCCTGGTCATCCGCGCCGCCGAACAGCTCGGCATCGAGATCCCGCGCTTCTGCGACCACCCGCTCCTCGACCCCGCGGGCGCCTGCCGCCAGTGCATCGTCGAGGTCGAGGGCCAGCGCAAGCCGATGGCCTCCTGCACCATCACCTGCACCGACGGCATGGTCGTCAAGTCGCAGCTGACCTCGCCGGTCGCCGAGAAGGCCCAGCACGGTGTGATGGAGCTGCTCCTCATCAACCACCCGCTGGACTGCCCGGTCTGCGACAAGGGCGGCGAATGCCCCCTGCAGAACCAGGCGATGTCGCACGGCAACTCCGACTCCCGGTTCGACGGCAGGAAGCGGACCTTCGAGAAGCCCGTACCGATCTCCACACAGGTGCTGCTCGACCGCGAGCGGTGCGTGCTCTGCGCCCGCTGCACCCGCTTCTCCAACCAGATCGCCGGCGACCCGATGATCGAGCTGATCGAGCGTGGCGCGCTCCAGCAGGTCGGCACCGGCGAGGGCGACCCGTTCGAGTCGTACTTCTCCGGCAACACCATCCAGATCTGCCCGGTCGGCGCACTCACATCGGCGGCCTACCGGTTCCGGTCCCGCCCCTTCGACCTGGTGTCGTCGCCTTCGGTGTGCGAACACTGCGCGGGCGGCTGCGCGACCCGCACCGACCACCGGCGCGGCAAGGTCATGCGGCGGCTCGCCGCCAACGACCCCGAGGTCAACGAGGAGTGGCTCTGCGACAAGGGCCGCTTCGGCTTCCGCTACGCGCAGCGCCCGGACCGGCTCACCACCCCGCTCGTACGGAACGAGGACGGTGTCCTGGAACCGGCCAGCTGGCCGGAGGCGCTGGAGCGGGCCGCGAACGGTCTCGCCGCGGCGCGCGGCCGGGCCGGTGTGCTGACCGGCGGCCGCCTCACCGTCGAGGACGCGTACGCCTACGCCAAGTTCGCGCGCGTCGCCCTCGGCACCAACGACGTCGACTTCCGCGCCCGGGTGCACTCCGCCGAGGAGGCCGACTTCCTGGCCGCCCGCGTCGCCGGACGCGGCAAGGACCTCGACGGCACGGGAGTCACCAACACCTCCCTTGAGCAGGCCCCGGCCGTCCTGCTCGCCGGATTCGAGTCCGAGGAGGAGGCCCCCGGCGTCTTCCTGCGGCTGCGCAAGGCGCACCGCACGCACGGGCAGCGCACCTTCTCCCTCGCCACCCACGTCACCCGCGGCCTGGCGAAGGCGGGCGGCACACTGCTGTCCGCCGCACCCGGCACCGAGACCGAGTGGCTGGACGCCATCGCGGGCGGGGTCGGCCTGGACGCCGAAGGGCAGCAGGCCGCCGAAGCCCTCCGCGAGGACGGCGCGGTGATCCTCGTCGGCGAACGGCTCGCTGCCGTACCCGGCGCGCTCACCGCCGCCGTCCGCACCGCGGCCGCCACCGGCGCCGCCCTGGTGTGGGTGCCCCGCAGGGCCGGGGAGCGCGGCGCCGTCGAGGCGGGCGCGATCCCCGCGCTGCTGCCCGGCGGCCGCCCCGCCACCGATCCGCGGGCCCGCGAGGAGGTGGCCGCGGTCTGGGGCGTACGCGAACTCCCGCACCGCTTCGGCCGGGACACCGGACAGATCCTCGAAGCGGCCGCCACCGGCGAACTGGGCGCGCTGCTCGTCGCGGGCGTCGAGACCGCGGACCTCCCCGACCCGGCGCGCGCCGAGGAGGCGCTCGACAAGGTCGGCTTCCTGGTCTCGCTCGAACTCCGGCCCGGCGCGGTCACCGACCGCGCCGACGTGGTCCTCCCGGTGGCCGCCGCCGCCGAGAAGGCGGGCACCTTCCTCAACTGGGAGGGCAGGGCACGGCTCTTCGAGGCGTCGCTCAAGCCCGAGCAGATGACGCGCACCCTGGCCCCGGCCGACTCGCGGGTGCTGCACATGCTCGCCGACGCACTCGACGTCCACTTCGCGCTGCCGGACATCACGTCCGTACGCAACGAGATGGACCGGCTCGGCGCCTGGACCGGGCAGCACGCGGGCGGCCCGGCCGGCACGGCCGAGGCACTGCCCCGCCCCTCCGAGGGCGAGGCCGTACTCGCGGGCCACCGGCTGCTGCTCGACCAGGGGCTGCTGCAACAGGGCGACGACGCGCTGGCCGGCACCCGGCACGCGGCGGTCGCCCGGCTGTCGTCGGCGACCGCCGAGGAGACCGGCGTCAAGGACGGCGACGTCCTCGCCGTCACCGGGCCCGCGGGCGACGTGCGGCTGCCGCTCCAGGTCACCGCGATGCCCGACCGGGTGGTCTGGCTCCCGCTGAACTCGACGGGCGGCGGTGTCCTGCGCGACACCGGCGCCCGCCCCGGCGAGCTGGTGAGGATCTCCGCCGCACCAGCCGCACCAGCCGCACCCGCCGCACCCGCGGCCACGACGGAGGTGGAGGCGTGA
- the nuoH gene encoding NADH-quinone oxidoreductase subunit NuoH, which translates to MFGRDPWWLVVIKAVFCFAFLMITVLFSIVWERKVVAWMQLRIGPNRHGPWGMLQSLADGMKLMLKEDVIVKRADKFVYVLAPVVAAVPAFMAIAVIPFGPSGNEVSIFGHRTTMQLTDLPIAMLYILAVASVGIYGIVLAGWSSGSTYPLLGGLRSCAQMISYEIAMGAAFASVFLYSGSMSTSAIVDAQKDRWFIVLLPVSFIIYIVTMIGETNRAPFDMPESEGDLVGGFNTEYSSIKFAMFMLAEYVNMVTVSAVSATLFLGGWRAPWPISTFWEGANHGWWPMLWFVIKVQLLLFFFIWLRGTLPRVRYDQLMKLGWKVLIPVSVVWLMLVATVRALRNDNYDYSRIVLYGAGAVIAILLLSFVYDIFRDKREKQERAAEEAAGPGPAFDPMAGGYPVPPLPGQTLPPVPRRRSRTERELIVSGGVDTVSDGKEADDA; encoded by the coding sequence ATGTTCGGACGGGACCCCTGGTGGCTGGTTGTCATCAAGGCCGTCTTCTGCTTCGCCTTCCTGATGATCACCGTGCTCTTCTCCATCGTGTGGGAGCGCAAGGTCGTCGCCTGGATGCAGCTGCGCATCGGCCCCAACCGGCACGGCCCCTGGGGCATGCTCCAGTCGCTCGCCGACGGCATGAAGCTGATGCTGAAGGAAGATGTGATCGTCAAGCGCGCGGACAAGTTCGTCTACGTGCTCGCGCCGGTCGTCGCCGCGGTGCCCGCCTTCATGGCGATCGCGGTGATCCCCTTCGGCCCCTCGGGCAACGAGGTGTCGATCTTCGGTCACCGTACGACGATGCAGCTCACCGACCTGCCGATCGCGATGCTCTACATCCTCGCGGTCGCCTCCGTCGGCATCTACGGCATCGTCCTCGCGGGCTGGTCGTCCGGGTCGACGTACCCGCTGCTCGGCGGCCTCCGCTCCTGCGCGCAGATGATCAGCTACGAGATCGCGATGGGCGCCGCCTTCGCCTCCGTCTTCCTCTACTCGGGGTCGATGTCGACCTCGGCGATCGTGGACGCGCAGAAGGACCGCTGGTTCATCGTGCTGCTGCCGGTCTCCTTCATCATCTACATCGTCACGATGATCGGTGAGACCAACCGCGCCCCGTTCGACATGCCGGAGTCCGAGGGCGACCTGGTCGGCGGGTTCAACACCGAGTACTCGTCCATCAAGTTCGCGATGTTCATGCTCGCCGAGTACGTCAACATGGTCACCGTTTCGGCGGTCTCCGCGACGCTCTTCCTGGGCGGCTGGCGGGCCCCGTGGCCGATCTCGACCTTCTGGGAGGGCGCGAACCACGGCTGGTGGCCGATGCTCTGGTTCGTCATCAAGGTCCAGCTCCTCCTCTTCTTCTTCATCTGGCTGCGCGGCACGCTTCCGCGTGTGCGCTACGACCAGTTGATGAAGCTCGGCTGGAAGGTCCTCATCCCGGTCTCCGTGGTCTGGCTGATGCTGGTGGCGACCGTACGGGCGCTGCGCAACGACAACTACGACTACTCCCGGATCGTGCTCTACGGAGCGGGGGCCGTCATCGCGATCCTGCTGCTCTCCTTCGTCTACGACATCTTCCGCGACAAGCGGGAGAAGCAGGAGCGGGCCGCCGAGGAAGCCGCGGGCCCGGGGCCTGCCTTCGACCCGATGGCGGGCGGCTACCCCGTACCGCCACTGCCGGGACAGACCCTTCCACCGGTACCCCGGCGGCGCTCGCGCACCGAGCGGGAGCTGATTGTCAGTGGCGGCGTGGACACTGTGAGTGACGGAAAGGAGGCTGACGATGCCTGA
- the nuoF gene encoding NADH-quinone oxidoreductase subunit NuoF, protein MSVATELNGSGNGEGDGETSPEKLLTPVLSAFWDQPESWTLETYKRHDGYEGLKKALAMAPDDLIAYVKDSGLRGRGGAGFPTGMKWQFIPQGDGKPHYLVVNADESEPGTCKDIPLLFANPHSLIEGIVIACYAIRSSHAFIYLRGEVVPVLRRLHEAVREAYAAGYLGKDILGSGLDLDVIVHAGAGAYICGEETALLDSLEGRRGQPRLRPPFPAVAGLYACPTVVNNVESIASVPAILNRGKDWFKSMGTEKSAGFTLYSLSGHVTSPGQYEAPLGITLRQLLDMSGGIRHGHRLKFWTPGGSSTPMFTDEHLDVPLDYEGVGAAGSMLGTKALQCFDETTCVVRAVTRWTEFYAHESCGKCTPCREGTYWLVQLLRDIEAGKGEMSDLDKINDIADNVNGKSFCALGDGAASPIFSSLKYFREEYEQHITGKGCPLDPALSTVWADEPRHTSEVNA, encoded by the coding sequence ATGAGCGTGGCAACCGAGCTCAACGGAAGCGGGAACGGCGAGGGCGACGGCGAGACCAGCCCGGAGAAGCTGCTCACCCCCGTCCTCTCGGCCTTCTGGGACCAGCCGGAGTCCTGGACCCTGGAAACGTACAAACGGCACGACGGGTACGAGGGGCTGAAGAAGGCCCTCGCCATGGCGCCCGACGACCTCATCGCCTACGTCAAGGACTCCGGTCTGCGCGGGCGCGGCGGCGCGGGCTTCCCCACCGGGATGAAGTGGCAGTTCATCCCGCAGGGCGACGGTAAGCCGCACTACCTGGTCGTCAACGCCGACGAATCGGAGCCGGGGACCTGCAAGGACATCCCCCTCCTCTTCGCCAACCCGCACTCCCTCATCGAGGGCATCGTGATCGCCTGCTACGCGATCAGGTCCTCGCACGCCTTCATCTATCTGCGCGGCGAAGTCGTCCCCGTACTGCGGCGGCTGCACGAAGCCGTCCGCGAGGCGTACGCGGCGGGCTACCTCGGCAAGGACATCCTGGGCAGCGGACTCGACCTCGACGTCATCGTGCACGCGGGGGCGGGCGCGTACATCTGCGGCGAGGAGACCGCGCTGCTCGACTCCCTGGAGGGCCGCCGCGGCCAGCCCAGGCTCCGGCCTCCTTTCCCCGCTGTCGCCGGGCTCTACGCATGTCCCACTGTGGTGAACAACGTGGAGTCCATCGCCTCGGTTCCCGCGATCCTGAACCGGGGCAAGGACTGGTTCAAGTCGATGGGCACCGAGAAGTCCGCCGGGTTCACGCTGTATTCGCTCAGCGGGCACGTCACCAGCCCCGGCCAGTACGAGGCACCGCTCGGCATCACCCTGCGCCAGCTGCTCGACATGAGCGGCGGGATCAGGCACGGACACCGGCTCAAGTTCTGGACCCCGGGCGGCTCCTCGACCCCGATGTTCACCGACGAGCACCTCGACGTCCCGCTGGACTACGAGGGCGTGGGCGCCGCCGGTTCGATGCTCGGCACCAAGGCGCTCCAGTGCTTCGACGAGACGACCTGCGTGGTGCGGGCCGTCACGCGCTGGACCGAGTTCTACGCGCACGAGTCCTGCGGCAAGTGCACGCCGTGCCGCGAAGGGACCTACTGGCTGGTCCAGTTGCTCCGCGACATCGAGGCCGGAAAGGGCGAGATGTCCGACCTCGACAAGATCAACGACATCGCGGACAACGTCAACGGCAAGTCGTTCTGCGCACTCGGCGACGGCGCCGCGTCACCGATCTTCTCCTCGCTCAAGTACTTCCGTGAGGAGTACGAGCAGCACATCACCGGCAAGGGCTGCCCGCTCGACCCGGCCCTGTCGACCGTCTGGGCCGACGAGCCCCGCCACACCTCGGAGGTGAACGCATGA
- the nuoI gene encoding NADH-quinone oxidoreductase subunit NuoI yields the protein MPDRSTGDSGASGDETPKDKAPWQNPVAGFGVTFKAMFKKRLTEQYPEQEKTTAPRFHGRHQLNRHPDGLEKCIGCELCAWACPADAIYVEGADNTEEERYSPGERYGRVYQINYARCILCGLCIEACPTRALTMTNEFELADSSRANLIYTKEQLLAGLDEGMVDSPHSIFPGTDEQDYYRGLVSEAAPGTVRQTAVSKGETAGQPAAAGGEPNEGAQA from the coding sequence ATGCCTGACCGCTCGACTGGGGATTCCGGGGCTTCCGGGGACGAAACCCCTAAGGACAAGGCTCCGTGGCAGAACCCGGTGGCCGGCTTCGGCGTGACCTTCAAGGCCATGTTCAAGAAGCGGCTCACCGAGCAGTACCCGGAGCAGGAGAAGACGACGGCGCCGCGCTTCCACGGGCGGCACCAGCTCAACCGGCATCCGGACGGGCTGGAGAAGTGCATCGGGTGCGAGCTGTGCGCCTGGGCCTGTCCGGCGGACGCGATCTACGTGGAGGGCGCGGACAACACCGAGGAGGAGCGCTACTCCCCGGGCGAGCGGTACGGACGCGTCTACCAGATCAATTACGCCCGCTGCATCCTGTGCGGACTCTGCATCGAGGCCTGCCCCACCCGGGCGCTGACGATGACCAACGAGTTCGAGCTCGCCGACAGCAGCCGCGCCAACCTGATCTACACCAAGGAGCAGCTGCTCGCCGGTCTGGACGAGGGCATGGTCGACTCGCCGCACTCGATCTTCCCGGGCACCGACGAACAGGACTACTACCGGGGCCTGGTGAGCGAGGCCGCTCCCGGCACGGTCCGCCAGACCGCGGTCTCCAAGGGCGAGACGGCCGGGCAGCCGGCCGCCGCGGGCGGGGAGCCGAACGAGGGGGCACAGGCGTGA